In Leishmania donovani BPK282A1 complete genome, chromosome 28, the genomic stretch agaaaaaaaaaaacaggagGAGAGCACCATCGCTGATGCTTGTGTTGTGGTTGTCTTTTGTGTGGGCGGTCCCAACAGCCGCGGCacgtgggcgcgtgtgtgcgcgtgcgtgtataACTCACACCATCGCTACCCCGTATCGTCTCTTGAGGCGGTAACAAGGAGACTTTaggagagggaaaggcgCACAAGTAGGTCCAGAAACAGACGGGCAGGTGTTGTAGCACAAAGCAGCACCGCGAATGAAGGATCTGCAGAACGAGGGTGGGAAAGAGGACAGGAAAGGTAAGGTGGGGcactgcccccctcccctcccgccccctctcaatgccgctgcgccagtgcTGCAGGTTTCTTGAGTAGTGAATGCGATTTGTCGAGCAAGCGGGACATGGTGGAGCACAAATGCAGACAGAGACAACTGCGGTGCTCTCTAAGGAGGGGGTCTTTTCAGTGCAGACCTTACAGGCCCTTCCGTCAGGAGAGCCTTTtcgcgccgtcgtcctctCATTGGCAAACAGACcagaaaaggaggggaggggtcgGACACGGGCGCAAGGGGATACGCCTCAAGGAAGAAAATGgacaaaacacacacatacagaggGATAGAGATGGAACAGAAGGGAACAtgcggagaggagaagagaaacgGGAAACTCAAACACGTAAACGATAAAAAGAAGAACATCCAATACAGCGAACAAAGTAAAacgaggggagaagagatcCGGGGCCGACTGAAAAACGGTCACGAACTGAGTAGACGAGGGAGTCGGACACACTTGCAAGAAAAACTGAGTAAGGAGAAAGGCGGGCGTGCAAAACTAAAATTTTAGGAGTGTCAGGGGGATGAGAGGGGAATAAGAACGTCCCATGCACAACGACTTCACAATACAATAGTGGAGAAGAAAGCcgagcacaaaaaaaaaaacgaaaaacagcAAGAAAAACCTCAGCAGCAAAGTGAGAGGATCAACCAGAAAAGAGATCTGCGTGCGCACAAAAACCATCGTGGAACAGAgaggggtgtgggtgggtgggtgggtgggtgggcaaATAAATGAGAGGAAGGGATATGGACAGAGAGACGATAAAAAGAAAAAGTAACgagcgagaggaggtgggTGAGACATGAAAGACAACCTTAGGAGAACCTGTCGTCGGGCGCTCCTGTGCGTCTACtagcacgcgcacagacgtgtgttcaaaaaaaaaaaagcaacaaCCATAGGAGTGATGGTGGAGCACCACCATACGAACCACACAACGTGAGAATGAAGGACCGAAAAGAAGAGACCAAACGAAACCATAGCAAAGACTCACAGACGCAAGAACGACACAAAAAAGCCACCAGGCTGTTTGCatacgtttttttttctgttgttgtgtgtatgtgcgtgtgtgtgtgtgcgcgcgcgaggattggggaaaggaggaagggaagtgAACGGGAGGGACAGAGGAGAGATCAGTAGAGTGTGCAgcacctctcccctcctttgAGTCGctgcctcccttcccttttttttcctcttcgtTTGCCGCCAGTCACaacttcccctcccccacacacacacttcaAGTACACGTCCTCGGCCCCTCAGGTTTTGttttccctcccctctcccctttcgcgctcccccccctcctctatcgctctctgcctctctcatCTTGGCACACCGCACTGTCGTGAACTATAGTGGACGCTTGGGTGACGCCTTGTCTTCGTTTGCGCTTGTGAGTGGGCGGGCGTTGGTGCGCATgcgagaaaagggagagTGCTGCTGGGGAaggagaaaggaggagaggaagaaaggaggAACGACGGGTATGAAGGGAAGGGCAGAGGAGCCTGGTGATGCACATGCGCCCAAAGgcaaatatatatatatataagcACTGTGAAGTACGCAGCACAAACTTCGTACCTCCGTAGAACataaaaaaagaggagaaacgGTATAGAGCTCAGCAAGTGCGTCCCATCGTCGATGTCGCAGCAATAAACCACTGGAGGACATATAAACAGTAAAAACAACAGCAGTACAAGACGGGAGCCCAtcggacagagagagggagaaggggaatAGTTGCGATGCGTGAGGCGACGACACACACCACGGCTGCAGTGTCGCGCGTGCTAAACACAAGAACAGCAATGAAAAGAAGCGAGGGAAAGGCAAAAGCGTTTCAAAGTAGCGTGGCGCATGCGTATATAAGTATGCGTGCGTTTGCCACGACGGCCATGACGATGTGGTCACTCCCGCAGCTCACGCATGGCCCGTCTTAGCCACAACAGGGAAGTCCTCCATTTCGTGCTGATGGTCGCCCAGCGCCATCGGCATGGGATCAAGAGGAGAGAACATAATGTTTTGATGAGGCGAGTAGGCCGACTTGTCTAGCGCGCTGTCACAGCTGCCGGTATCGTCAGTGGCTCCCGTCTGGGAGTCCACGCGAACTTCGCTCCTCACCGGCGTCTTGGAGCTGGTCAGGGTGCGCAGGCTGGTTATCGCTGCAGTCGTCGCCGAGATAGGGTCTCCGACTGACATGAGCGGCGGAGGTGATGACCGCGTGCTCCTCCGTTCCTTGCGCAGCGACGAGTCGCTTCCCTGCCGGTCGCGCTGCTCGTTACagccctcctcgtctccgccgcctgGTGACACCAAGCGATTTGTATTTtcccgcctcttctctgAGTTCAACGGCAGAGGCAGGGCGGACAGCTCCACGTTTTCCGCGTATGCCTCGGCGGTGCTCGCCTCACTCCTCTCCAAAGATTGCCGTCTCGTGGATGACTGCGTCGGCGCTACTGTGGCGAGactcggcgctgcaggcgtcgACGAAAGCGAGCGGTCCTTCGAGTGTTTCCGAGGGCACGGTTCGGGCATCTTGCCGTAGGCAAAATCCACCAGAGGGGCGTTGTGCGACAGCACAACATTGCCCATGAGCGAGTCCCGCATGAGCTTATCTGCGGTGCGCACGTAGTGCCGCAGGCCAGATCCTGGAATAGGCGACGCCGTTGGGGGACAGCTAGCGCTGCTGTCATCGTAGCTCCCTTTCTGGCGAAGCACGAGCGCCGAGGCGGTAGGGGGCCCGCCACGCGAATGGCAAAGTGTcggtgccgcgccgctgcggtgcgcatGGGGCCGGCGCGGGGGGGTGTAGAGAAAGGAGATGTAGTCACGTATGCCTTTGGGCAAGGGGAGATCGCTGATTTCGCGCTTCAAAAGCACACGCAGCGCCAAGGCCACAACACAAACCGCGATGAAGGCGACGAGGTGGGCGGCCATGCGGGCGGTCAGCCACAGCCCGTATGAGTACCGGCCCCGCAGTCCACTTTGTTGCACGTCGCCCACGTGCGAAGCTCCTGTGTAgaggctgctgctcatggaGGTGTTCCCGCAATGGCCTCTAGTCGCGGCACCCTCACGCATCTCCTCCCAGAAGAGGGATTCGTCTTCAGAGTCGTCCATCTCGCCCTCACCGTCGCTCGCGATGAAGCTCTCGATAGAGGTCAAGGAGGTGAACTCAATGCCGTACTTAAGAATTTCCTCCTTGGCGGACGCGCTCGAGCTCCGGGTGGGCGGCTGTACGACAAATGCTTTTGATGCGCCCGGCGTCTCCGATTCGCCGCCTTGCACAACGTCGGGGTCTCTGCAATGAAGCGGCGAGGCGGGAGAGACGGCGAGGGGGAAGGCCTCCTTGTGCGAGCGCCGTGAGTCAGCAAGCGAGGACCGCTGCCGAGGCTGCTGTGTTGAaatggtgctgctgttgaggCCGCTGCTAGCGCTGCTGCTAAGGTGACCATGATTAATGCTCTGGTAGAAGCCGTCGTCGACTTCGTCCCCGTCGGACGGCAAGGAGTCAACGGGTGGGCAGTCTTCGGAGGGCATCTCCGTGATCGCCCCCTCGGTCTCAAGCACGCTGGCCGCGGGCGACGCCAGCTCCTCTCCAGAGAAGGCACTCGCCGAGGTAGCCGGGCTCGCCGATGGTGAGTGTAGCTCCCATTCGGATATCCACGGGTGCTGCAGAAGCTGTTTCACAGACCAGCGCTGGGCCGCGTCTATGCACAACATGTGCTGCAAAATGTCCTCGATCAAAGCCGGGATGGGGCGTGGGATGCGATATGTGGTCGTCTCGATCACCTCGAGCAACGCGTCGGGGTCGCCGCGCGAGCAGCGGTACGGATACCCGCCGAAGAGCATCATGTAAAGCGTGATGCCAGCGGCCCAGACGTCGACCTTTCGACCATCGTAGGAAGGGTGCTCACGAAGGAGCTCAGGGGCACAGTACTTCAGCGTACCGCAtgcgcggtgcagctgagCGCCAAGCATGGAATGGCACGCAAACCCAAAGTCAGAGAGCAACAATCGTGTCCGATGCTTGTTTAGCAGAATGTTCTCCGGCTTGACGTCGCGGTGGACAACGTTGCGGTCATGCAGCGCGGACAGCGCCAGCAGGAGCTGCTTAAAGTAGTACCGCACTCGATCGTACGGCATGAACGGGGTGGCCGACAACTGCAGCGAGTCCATCACAGAGCAGCCAGTGGACGACGacacctgcagctgcctcaACTCCTGGCGTCGCTCGCGAATCAGATCCAGCAGCGTTCCACCCTCGGCGAGTTCCATGACAAGGTAGTAATTGTGCTTGGATACCATCTTGTCCACGAGCCCAGTCACGTAAGGAGAGCTGCCAGCAATCTCGAGTGCGTTGACCTCGCGAATAAGGGCCCCAGTCATCTTGTTCCGAAGGGCCGCCTTCTTTTCCACAATCTTCACGGCGTAGGTCCGCCCCGATGAGAGCTCcgagcaccgccacacaGTGCTGAAGGCACCACTCGCAATCGGAGTATCCAGGCGGTATTGCACCACATCGCCGATCACTTTCCTTGTGGTCATTTTTTTTgacctctctttctcgtcaGTGCCTTTCGTTTCAGTTTAGCCGTCCAGCGCAAAGACGGTGGATGAACGAGAGAAAAGGTGCCGAGGGGatcgcaggaggaggagatgcagaCAACGGCACCGAGgcggagagacagagggcgGTCCAAAGGCGCAACACgaacaagcaaaaaaaatgaagagcagcgcaggcAACGATGTCAGCgcaacacaaaaaaaaaacacgaaagAGGCAATGAAGTGCTtcaagcacagacacacagacacacaatACACTGAGCTGAAGTGATACAGGAGTTAAAGAGCAGGACCCGAAAACACAGCAAACACCACAGAGAGAATTGACAGCAATGAAACGGAGAAaaggcggaaaaaaaaaataaacagacacgcgcactaCTGGAAACGGCAGAGCACTACGCTAAAAATGGAGGGGGAGTGAAatgggaaggagggggcaAAGACAGGGCCAAAAAACATCGACGCACAAAACATACGCGCGGTTTCCTTTTTTACCTTTTTATTTTTTGATGGGTGAGGGCGAGAGCCTGTGTGCCTGCATGAAAGACTGAATATATATCTTGATATGCTTTCTGTCTCCTCGTCTTATTTCAATCCTTGTCCGTGCAACTCCCTTCCCGCTTCATCTACTGGTTTCTTCCACCGGCCGTTCTATTGCTCACTGTGCaagtgtgcgggtgtgctaCTTTGATCACCGCACCCTTGGCAaacacgcgcagacacacgaaTAGAAACGAGACTAAAAACCCAGAGCAAAAGCAAGCAGCATCACCCACGAGAAATGGGAGTGACAGGCAGAAAGAAAGAAGGCGGTATGAGGATGAGTGCACAAGACTCAGAGAGAAGcggggagaaggaggtgtTTAAAGCgatacaaaaaaaaagaaaatacCTGAGGAGACGTCGACCTAGTGCGGGTCTTTGGTACGCGTTGATGGACTGCGTGGCTGAAAGCAGCAAGGACACACTTTGAAAGTAAAGTCTGCGCTCTTGCCCAACGCAGTGCAGCACAGCAATACAGAACAGTACTGTGCTAGCCTTTTGTTGTCGTCTCTCCTCTGGACTTTACTagtcgaaaaaaaaaaaaatgagaaaGGCAGCGGAAACGCTTTTAGTATCACCAAGTGTCTCCACAACGGCGGCCCCTGCCCTCGATCGCGTATGTGTACGTCGAAAACTGCGTTCGGGCGCGTGTGAGCTTGACCTCGATACCCGTGCGATACGAACGTCCCCGTTTCgcaggacacacacacaccgtctAGCTGATGCTGGGCGGTGTACCTGTGCGGAGTCGCTCACCTTGAAAGACCAAAAGAGCAAAACAACGTGGGAAGCCGTCAGTATAGGAGCTCCTCAAACGCTGCCCAGATACACGCGCgctcgaaaaaaaaagcaaaatCAGCGAGGAGGCACGGCAAAATAGGTCGAAGAGAAAACAAACGAAACGGGCAAGCAAGTGGGACGAAATATATAGGGACAAAGGTATATGTTAGGCCCCCCTCGACAAGACAGACAAACAAAGTGCTTCCCTTTCGTAGGGgtctgtggtggtggtggtcagGTGGGGTCTATGCGCCACGAACACACCCCAGCGTGTTTGattgctttctttttcttcctccGTTCTTGTGCAGTGAGTGTGTTTGCTATTGCACAAAAGCGTGTGGACCTACACTCCGCTACGATCCGACGGTGGATGTGATCAAGCGTTGAGAGAGAACAATAGAAAGGGAGGCGAGGTATGGATAAGGTCGAGAAAGAGActcgtatgtgtgtgtgtgtgtgtgtgcttgccaCCCCGTGTGGGCGCAGCATCAGTAGTGcacacgagcagcgccgttCCTTTACggagggcgaagagagagagaaagaagcaTTCGGGTttcgccgcgcgcgccgtgctgccTCACTCtttgtctctccccctcgcccGCCAGTCTATCCCAGCGAGCTCACTCTTGATGATGGCACCGCCTCTCTTTCGCGTCATTGCTGAGAAGCACAGAAAGGTCATCCTTACCGTGAGTACAACAAGATTcactttctttttgttcgttttcgctgcagcagcgtgagggTGAGTGCATGCGAGGAGCGAAATCCGAATCCTTGCTGACAACAGCAGATTTTCCCATCGCCATCACGTTGGGTTGTACAactgtgtatgtatgtgtgtatgcatgtgctTATGTGCCGAGGCCGCGCGTATGTTCTTTTCAGCAATATCCTTTTAAGTCGTTTCGTTGTTAGTTTCTTTATCATTATTATTACTTTGCCCGTATGCGGAGCCTGTGACTGTGGGGCTTGCACGCCTCGCACATGGATGCAAAGCCCGaaggcacacgcagacacacatacagagaggtgtgtatgtgtgtctgcgtgtgccaTACAATACAGAGCAGCAATGACGAGTCCTCTTACTTGTGCGgcgcatcttttttttttccggtcTCACTgtaagagagaaaggaaacAGAATCCGCTCGCACGGATGATGCGCTTCTCGAAGGAACCGAAAGAGCCACAGGGAGATgggagcagcacacacacacacacaccagttCCGGCGCCCTGCAGAAGAGTTTCAGACGAGCGCAAAACGAATATCGCAGCCGCGCGGAACACTCTCTTCACTGCTTGCTCGTCTCGCTTTTGTGCTGTTCTCTCAGTTGTCTCCTCCAGGTCGCTTGAGCAAGCCCTCTCTGAGCATTTTCAGAAAGCCCGCTGCTTCTTCGTTCATCTCCAGCAACTCCGGGTGCATCAGCTCCAGCGGAAGTCCACGCTTTGTCCGCGTATCCGCGCAGGCGACCAGGTCCGCGCTTTCGGATGCGATCACACAGTAGTGCTGGACACCGCGAGAGGGCTTGTTCGAGTCGTCGGGGCCCATggcaccggcgcagctctGCTGGAGACGCGCCGCCATAGCACGGACGTACTGATTCCAGTGGCCAACGTCTCTGAACATGCGGAAAAAGTCGAGAGAACCAGTGGTCacgtcctcttcctcgtcctcttctgTCCCCTCCGACTCTTCGTCCTCTCCCAAAGGCGTGGCCTGGGTGTTACCGTCGCCTCTGCAAGCCGCGTCAGCAGCGGTAGCGCCATGAGAAGCACCTTCTGCGCCTGTGGCGTCCGCGTCGGCGAGTAGCGGAGTCCACAGATGCCACTGTGAGGCATCGTTGATCGCTGTCCACGGCGCCGAAGTTCGAGGAGCCACCTCAAACACACGCGCCTTCGCGCTCAGCACGTAAATCGGAAGCGAGGGGCTCTCAAAGAGCAAGTCCAACGCAAGAAGAAGCGCCAGGCTCGGATGAGAATGCTGCCGCCCCGAAACCTCATCGGCGGCGGACTCCTGGTGCATTCTTTTATCAAAGGCTCTCACAAGGCGGGAGATGAATCCCGGGTCCGCGACACAGGTacgctccagcagcgcagcctGCTCGATTCGCCGCTGCATGAAGCGAAAATTATCATCATGCTCTGCCTCCGTCCACGCCATCAGCGAAGGAAAGCACACGTCGGTCACACGCTGGCCAATTCCGGTAAAAGACAAGGATGCGGCAGTGTCGTCGACTGCCCAGGCGCGCTTCTGCGGGCTAAAGTGCAGCGGGTATGGAAGAATGGCCCGCATCTCACTCGCACCAGATCCGGCAAGAGACTTGGCAAGCGTGAACTCGAATGTCAAAGAGCCgctgtgtgcgcctctccgTGCCGAGGCCCTCACGTCTATcacctgcgcgtgcacgtcgtGAAGGAACTTGCTCGAGTTGCGCATCAGCAAGAACACTTCGCGCGTGGTGTAGAGCGCAGGGGAGCGAGAGGGTACTACCCACGCTCCGTCATCCGCCACAACGTAGCGACCGCACAACACAACGCCGTCGGAGGCCCACTCCTCCTCAAAGACGCTGTTCACCCATTCCACCACGCTGCGGAAgctcggcaccggcgcggaATCCTCcgatgtggcgcagcaagAGGCGCTTCCGCTCCGGGCCTTCCCTGTGTCGTGCACCGGTGGATGTCCCGATGCGCTTGTGGGTGCCTCATCGGTAGCGTTCCAAACCTCCTCGCCGACGTACGTCTCGTACTCCTCCGCCGGATGGGCGTAGGCCCTGAGGtgcggatgcggcggcaTACGCGTGTCATTGGAGTCCAAGTACTGGAAGAAGGCGATAccctcctccgcagcgccggtgtAGGTGCTCGCATCAGCGCTTCCATCTGCCGCCTGAGCCGCGACACGAAAGGTGCGGTGCGGGATGACGTGtcgcctcccctccgcaGAGAAGACGATCGAAAGCGGAATTCTCGAGTGCATGCGtgttgtgtatgtgtgaggGGAGGCAAGGAAGCTCCGATTGTGGAGGCGAAaatgtgtgtgggtgtgagAAGAAGCGGGTGTATGCGTGCAGTGGCGGTAGTGCTCACGCGCTCTCTCGACAAGCGAACAGAGAAGACAGCAAGGCAGAAAAAGGATGAAAGACGAGGGTGATCCTTCACACGCGAAAGGAACCGTTGCCAGAGGAGTCGCGAGCATGAGCGTCGTGACAACGGACGCTACTGCAGAagtgcctgcagcagcgtcggctgACGAGTCTGCTgaagctgcagcggcagagctgctATTCTGTAGAGATCCCTGGTGTCGCACGCGCGTCTTgtctcgccaccaccaccaacccTGTGCTCGGACATCCTCTTCTGTCTTGGTCCACGGCAGAAAAGAGCACATAAAATGGAGTCGCCGCACAAAGCCACAAGCTCGAGTACGCAGAACGCGGGAatgctctccctctctggcGTTACCTCATCTGATCTACGCTTCTTCTAAGTGTCTTGTCTAAAGGGTTCAGCGGGAATGAGGCGGGCACTGCAGGCAACGCCACGTGCACTTACGTAatgccaaaaaaaaaaagagaacaaCAGCATGAGGTGTGTGGGGGAAGGGAGTAGTGACACAACGATGAAAAGCCGCCTCCTTCGGCATAGCACCTGTAGACTTCTTGGGCTGGGGGTGGCCTGGCAGCGCCTGAAAGGCTGCTGATCTTCAATGACGTCCGCTTTACCGGTTTCATGCTTCCAAGCtgtcactgccgctgctgggccAAGTACTGCTCGTACATGCGTATCTTCTCCCCCATCTCCTTCACCACCTGATCATCCTCCGAGTACACGCCGGTCTCCAAGAGCTTCTCGCGATTCATTTTCAGCTGTTGCACAAATGTCTCCATGTCacgccgtgccgctgccgacttCGCGGCGCTCGACGTGTCATCCAGCGGTGCATCCCTGGCGAGCACAAACTCCTCTGGCGTTGGTGAGATGTGTGGTGGATAAGCAGTGTCGGGTagcgcctcctcgaggccgcgctgcgccgggGCGAGTGGGGGAAGGGTACTGGCGCGCACAGACGGCAGTGAGGCAacgccgtcctcctcgtccgcgaTCATGGATGTCGTCCAGGGCGGCAAGTCAATTAGAGGATAGGCGCTGTCGATAGAAGTGTCCCCCATGTCCACCACAACGCTTGTCTCAGCGCCTGAATCACCCACTTGCGGCCTCCGCTGCGCATGTGGTGGCGACTTCCTCTGCAAATTGCACGAAACAGCAGAGACAGAGGACGTCTCTAGTGTGGTGTCCTGACGGGAAGGGACACCTGTTGTAGGGTCGCCAGCGCTCTCCCCAGCGGTGATGGAAgtggcgcacgtgcgtgcctgcggGGAAGCGTGGGAGTGGCAGCTGGTGTCGTGGACGGTCGAGTGAAGAGTCCCTGCAGGTCTCTCGACAATTGTGAAGGGATGGGGCCCTGGCCGTGAGGTTCGGTTGACCGCCGCTAGCccagccgccacctcctGTTTCAGCTCTGTCAACATTGCGTGAAAGTCATCTCGCTCTGCAACGCCGCTGGCTATGTTCCCCGCTGTTGTAGATGCGTCACCTTTGATAAAGCCACTTGGCAGAAAAGGTGCACTcaacggctgctgcggttgctgtAGCCGATGCGCATGTAGGGACTGTCTTCGCTTCGTTGGGCTCAGAGCCCCCTGTTCCTTGCGCAGACGCTCCCACTCGCGCGCCTGGCACTCCTCTCGAAGACGATGGTATTTGCGCATGACGATTGAGAGCTGCCGCTTGagctcgtgcagctgctgctctaAGCTTGCCTGCGACTCTGCCAGGCGAGCCACATCCGCGCTTTTCTctcgcagctggcgctgcgcctccgccagctgtGTCTGCGAAAGACTCAGCGCGCACTCCTGCTCCCGAAGTCGCTGACCGTCTGTGTCGTTCTGCTCAGATAGGTAACGCGTCGCGCGTCGCCGGAGCAGATCGTACTCTTGCTGCGCCGAGCTTActcgctcctgcagctgcaaaATGATGCGGTCCTTCTCTTGCAATCTTGCTTGAAGGCTGGATTGGGCAAGCTGGGCCTCCTCACGGGtgcggcgcgcctgctctTCAGCGCGGGCGACGTACGCCTCATGCTGCTCTGCCACTTTCACTCGTTTCACATTGAAAGCAGCCTCGCGAGCATCCAGTTGAGCGGTGCGCTTTTCCAATGTCTCACTGGCCACCTGTAGGCGGTGCCCCATCGTCTCTAGCTCTTGGCGaagccgctccagctccgccatctttttcttctccgaCTCTCGTGCCTCCTTGTGCAGGCGGCGTTCCAGCCGCTCCTTCgcctggcgcagctgtgccTGGTATCGGAGCTGCTGTTGCGCCTTCCACACTTCAAGGTCGAAGGCGGCAGCATACTCATCAGTAGCGCGGATAGCGCTGTCCATCTTGACTTgaggcgacgacgatgccaTTGGCCTTGCTCAAAGGGTGCAAAGTCGCAATGAGCCAGTGCTGCACGGCACGCGACAGCGGAGCCTACTGGTCCGCGCtacgaaaaggaaaaaaaaagcggtgGTGCCGAGATGAGTTTTGTATGGGATTCACTCTCGTGTTCTTTATTGATGGAAAAGCCTGCGACAATCGTCCTTGGCAGCACGAGAACGAGAGATGTCCGCGACGCTACGTCACCAATAACACGACGGCAATGCCGGCTGCTGGCCAGTCAccgaagaaagagaagaagcACGGCGTCTCGATGATGTGCGTACGAAGaatgcggaggcggcagcaaaCGATGTGCAGAGTgaggaaaaagaagcgcGAGCAATGTTTGCCCGCAGCAACAAAAATCTGAGCGAGGCGATTCAGCAGAAGCTACAAATCTGTGGTCGTTCCTTTTTCCCCAT encodes the following:
- a CDS encoding protein kinase, putative, translated to MTTRKVIGDVVQYRLDTPIASGAFSTVWRCSELSSGRTYAVKIVEKKAALRNKMTGALIREVNALEIAGSSPYVTGLVDKMVSKHNYYLVMELAEGGTLLDLIRERRQELRQLQVSSSTGCSVMDSLQLSATPFMPYDRVRYYFKQLLLALSALHDRNVVHRDVKPENILLNKHRTRLLLSDFGFACHSMLGAQLHRACGTLKYCAPELLREHPSYDGRKVDVWAAGITLYMMLFGGYPYRCSRGDPDALLEVIETTTYRIPRPIPALIEDILQHMLCIDAAQRWSVKQLLQHPWISEWELHSPSASPATSASAFSGEELASPAASVLETEGAITEMPSEDCPPVDSLPSDGDEVDDGFYQSINHGHLSSSASSGLNSSTISTQQPRQRSSLADSRRSHKEAFPLAVSPASPLHCRDPDVVQGGESETPGASKAFVVQPPTRSSSASAKEEILKYGIEFTSLTSIESFIASDGEGEMDDSEDESLFWEEMREGAATRGHCGNTSMSSSLYTGASHVGDVQQSGLRGRYSYGLWLTARMAAHLVAFIAVCVVALALRVLLKREISDLPLPKGIRDYISFLYTPPRRPHAHRSGAAPTLCHSRGGPPTASALVLRQKGSYDDSSASCPPTASPIPGSGLRHYVRTADKLMRDSLMGNVVLSHNAPLVDFAYGKMPEPCPRKHSKDRSLSSTPAAPSLATVAPTQSSTRRQSLERSEASTAEAYAENVELSALPLPLNSEKRRENTNRLVSPGGGDEEGCNEQRDRQGSDSSLRKERRSTRSSPPPLMSVGDPISATTAAITSLRTLTSSKTPVRSEVRVDSQTGATDDTGSCDSALDKSAYSPHQNIMFSPLDPMPMALGDHQHEMEDFPVVAKTGHA